From Salvelinus namaycush isolate Seneca chromosome 27, SaNama_1.0, whole genome shotgun sequence, the proteins below share one genomic window:
- the si:ch211-199g17.2 gene encoding uncharacterized protein si:ch211-199g17.2 isoform X3: MQPGGAHNAVCGQSLLSNSLRVYLNNKNRLQPIIGLGCVTECVTLGRDSEAVYLCEKVHHPHFVSEWKQSPPDLSKLARPLMEMAQILEKREGTGDVQVLKLDAAMYDDMTTHSESDALILLHAIRTGREQRDLQSQSVKQSVQSEYLTIQSQRTVISPRRFSIQPEKPVVQLDNRTVLWRSPTTQSRNSSSQSEKSPVLQQSVSIQSRLSSWEEEGFLHGSKPLIGSSLKRPASSWQHDPSLSPTPNVTAGSQTSLGGPEGKGAGLQGVPAKLIRCEPVFKVSLSMTDGPWLLERNSFSLETSPSSLRHASPLHSPTVNASLQPSPAPSRLLGQPGNSVAARLGNTHENTHTPGRTHTPGRTHTPGHVLTSTMRLGPAIPDQQLTMGDEDTDTDRLYLGGEQRFTDYALYYGREKNTTDGLYSVNEQNSTDMVYLRREQDRTAHLYSENNRLTDTKFHFRVGQNNRQGSIYPGLACARDITDTASVAGPILFTTGRLSKESLTDTPLMEEEQEEERGNECHSGAQRLAEDDRTTDSLYSTGERITDSGFSTGSRSTDKMYQTGERSTDNQSFTTEVTTDRWYATGEELTDRQLMEEEEQCRAEIQNGVGLIVEVMVEEGERWGGKDGEREENSDFYCQQYLQGQPPQRHQAQGFTGTHRGAVGLHMVDTADLRHDIALHRDQAGPALHREEMSSCMGDIAAMQQVQLCEAEYREAWAYGGTQLTPDTYRSGPQGYETDPGHYLPFPEGHRMNCDPYQVVSDWFRTTPGPHFVHSNPDEFTPQVLPYPHNTLPQGIGPHPHSGPFPMKIGGVQPQEYRRLPSPPFVMVSRPCHPQPFFPGHGGFLSPRHGPDFPPQPSPLQRSLLGPQPCPESLGTSRTRTSLGLTTTHHT; the protein is encoded by the exons ATGCAGCCTGGAGGAGCACACAATG CTGTGTGTGGCCAGAGCCTGCTGTCCAACTCCCTTAGGGTGTATCTGAACAACAAGAACAGACTTCAGCCCATAATCG gtctGGGCTGCGTGACAGAGTGTGTGACACTCGGCAGGGACTCTGAGGCGGTGTAcctgtgtgag AAAGTCCATCACCCTCATTTTGTGTCAGAGTGGAAGCAGAGTCCTCCTGACCTGTCCAAGCTGGCCCGGCCTCTTATGGAGATGGCTCAAATactagagaagagagaaggaaccggggacgtacag GTGCTGAAGTTGGATGCTGCCATGTATGACGATATGACAACACACAGCGAGAGCGATG cTCTCATCCTCTTGCATGCCATCAGGACTGGGAGGGAGCAGAGAGATCTTCAGAGCCAATCAGTGAAGCAATCAGTCCAGTCGGAGTATCTTACCATCCAGTCACAGAGAACCGTGATATCGCCTCGGAGGTTCTCCATCCAACCAGAGAAGCCTGTTGTCCAGCTTGACAACCGAACCGTCCTATGGAGGAGTCCGACCACCCAGAGTCGGAACTCATCTAGCCAATCTGAGAAGTCCCCTGTGTTGCAGCAGAGTGTCTCTATCCAATCACGGCTTAGTtcgtgggaggaggaggggtttcTCCATGGAAGCAAGCCACTGATTG GTTCTTCACTGAAGCGTCCTGCCTCATCATGGCAGCATGACCCCTCTCTTTCCCCAACCCCAAATGTCACAGCTGGAAGTCAGACGTCTCTGGGCGGGCCTGAGGGCAAGGGGGCGGGACTACAGGGAGTTCCTGCAAAGCTGATTCGCTGTGAGCCGGTGTTCAAGGTCAGTCTGTCTATGACGGACGGCCCCTGGCTGTTGGAGAGGAACTCCTTCAGCCTGGaaacctccccctcctccctcagaCACGCCTCACCCCTTCACTCCCCCACCGTAAATGCCTCACTCCAACCCTCTCCCGCTCCCTCACGATTGCTTGGCCAGCCGGGAAACTCAGTTGCCGCAAGACTCGGAAACACGCATGAAAATACACACACTCCAGGACGGACACACACTCCGGGACGGACACACACTCCGGGACATGTACTCACTTCGACTATGAGACTGGGCCCAGCCATACCTGATCAGCAGCTGACTATGGGAGACGAGGACACCGACACAGACCGTCTGTATCTCGGAGGGGAACAGAGGTTCACTGACTATGCTTTGTACTATGGCAGAGAGAAAAACACAACTGACGGTCTCTACTCAGTCAACGAGCAAAACAGTACTGACATGGTTTATCTCAGGAGAGAGCAGGACCGAACTGCCCATCTGTATTCAGAAAATAACCGACTCACTGACACAAAGTTCCATTTCCGAGTGGGGCAGAACAACCGACAAGGCAGTATTTACCCCGGTCTAGCCTGTGCCAGAGACATCACTGACACAGCGTCTGTTGCCGGGCCGATTCTCTTTACTACTGGCCGTCTCTCGAAGGAGAGCTTGACAGACACTCCTCTAATGGAAgaagaacaggaggaggagagggggaatgagTGTCATTCTGGGGCACAGAGGCTTGCAGAGGATGACAGGACAACTGACAGTCTGTACTCTACTGGAGAGAGGATAACTGACAGTGGGTTTTCCACAGGAAGCAGGTCAACTGACAAAATGTACCAAACAGGAGAACGATCAACTGACAATCAGTCTTTTACAACAGAAGTGACAACTGACCGTTGGTATGCTACAGGAGAGGAGCTAACTGACCGTCAGTtgatggaggaagaggagcaatGCAGAGCTGAAATTCAGAATGGAGTTGGGCTCATCGTGGAGGTcatggtggaggagggggagagatggggaggaaaggatggagagagggaggagaactCAGACTTTTACTGCCAACAGTATTTGCAAGGCCAGCCTCCACAACGGCACCAGGCGCAGGGGTTCACAGGAACTCATAGGGGCGCCGTAGGGCTTCATATGGTTGACACAGCAGATCTCAGACATGACATAGCCCTTCATAGAGATCAGGCAGGGCCAGCCCTTCACCGAGAAGAGATGAGCAGTTGTATGGGTGACATAGCAGCCATGCAGCAGGTGCAGTTATGTGAGGCTGAGTACAGAGAAGCATGGGCCTACGGAGGCACACAGCTGACCCCAGACACCTATAGATCAGGTCCGCAGGGGTACGAGACTGACCCTGGCCACTACCTGCCATTCCCAGAGGGCCACAGAATGAACTGTGACCCCTACCAAGTGGTTTCTGATTGGTTTAGAACCACCCCTGGTCCGCACTTTGTTCACTCTAACCCTGACGAGTTTACACCCCAGGTCCTCCCGTACCCCCACAATACACTGCCCCAGGGGATTGGACCCCATCCCCACTCTGGTCCCTTTCCCATGAAGATCGGGGGCGTGCAGCCACAGGAGTACAGAAGGCTCCCCAGCCCCCCATTTGTTATGGTGTCTAGACCCTGCCACCCCCAGCCCTTCTTTCCAGGACATGGAGGGTTTCTGTCCCCCCGGCACGGCCCAGACTTCCCCCCACAGCCCTCCCCACTACAGAGGAGCCTACTTGGGCCACAGCCCTGCCCGGAGTCCCTGGGCACCTCCAGGACCAGGACCTCCCTGGGTCTAACTACCACACATCATACATAA